A region of Oryzias latipes chromosome 18, ASM223467v1 DNA encodes the following proteins:
- the LOC101158483 gene encoding serine/threonine-protein phosphatase PP1-beta catalytic subunit: protein MAEGELDVDSLISRLLEVRGCRPGKIVQMTEAEVRGLCIKSREIFLSQPILLELEAPLKICGDIHGQYTDLLRLFEYGGFPPEANYLFLGDYVDRGKQSLETICLLLAYKIKYPENFFLLRGNHECASINRIYGFYDECKRRFNIKLWKTFTDCFNCLPIAAIVDEKIFCCHGGLSPDLQSMEQIRRIMRPTDVPDTGLLCDLLWSDPDKDVQGWGENDRGVSFTFGADVVSKFLNRHDLDLICRAHQVVEDGYEFFAKRQLVTLFSAPNYCGEFDNAGGMMSVDETLMCSFQILKPSEKKAKYQYGGMNTGRPVTPPRTAQPPKKR, encoded by the exons ATGGCGGAGGGGGAGTTGGACGTCGACTCTTTGATTTCCAGGCTTTTAGAGG TGAGAGGATGTCGTCCAGGGAAGATCGTCCAGATGACGGAGGCGGAGGTGCGCGGCCTCTGCATCAAGTCACGGGAGATCTTCCTCAGTCAGCCCATCCTGCTGGAGCTGGAGGCTCCCCTTAAAATCTGCG GTGACATCCACGGCCAGTACACAGACCTGCTGAGGCTCTTCGAGTACGGCGGCTTCCCCCCCGAGGCCAACTACCTGTTCCTGGGAGACTACGTGGACAGAGGGAAGCAGTCTCTGGAGACCATCTGTCTGCTGCTGGCGTACAAGATCAAATACCCCGAGAACTTCTTCCTGCTGCGGGGGAACCACGAGTGTGCCTCCATCAACCGCATCTACGGCTTCTACGACGAGT GTAAACGCAGGTTCAACATCAAGCTGTGGAAAACGTTCACCGACTGCTTCAACTGCCTGCCCATCGCCGCCATCGTGGACGAGAAGATCTTCTGCTGTCACGGAG GTTTGTCTCCTGACCTGCAGTCCATGGAGCAGATCAGACGCATCATGAGGCCCACAGACGTCCCCGACACAG GCCTGCTGTGCGACCTGCTGTGGTCCGACCCGGACAAAGACGTCCAGGGCTGGGGAGAGAACGACCGCGGCGTCTCCTTCACCTTCGGGGCGGATGTGGTCAGCAAGTTCCTGAACCGCCACGATCTGGACCTCATCTGCAGAGCCCACCAG GTGGTGGAAGACGGTTATGAGTTCTTCGCCAAGCGGCAGCTGGTGACCTTATTCTCGGCTCCAAACTACTGCGGCGAGTTCGACAACGCGGGCGGAATGATGAGCGTGGATGAAACCCTGATGTGCTCCTTCCAG ATCCTGAAGCCCTCTGAGAAAAAGGCCAAGTACCAGTACGGAGGGATGAACACGGGTCGGCCCGTCACGCCTCCACGCACAGCCCAACCGCCCAAGAAACGGTGA